AAtattaaatattaaaaaaaaaaacctggctaAATAAAAAGAAATTTTTGTTGAAattaatttattaattatttattcaggaacataaatatatgtttaaattctgcagcagcaccgaGCTGCCTGGGGATGTGCCTGgcattaaatcagctttactgaAGAGGTATATCAGCCGATGTCTAtatgtaaaaattaaaaaaaatcagccGAGGAGTATGTCAGTCTACTCCTGTACTCTggatttaattaaaaataaagcCTCAGAAAAGCAGacctaaaaataaaacaacatatgCTGCGCATTTAAACTGTTCATTCAGCCTTATTGATAAACCTTTACACCGGCATCATATTAACACTTCAAACTATCTGAAATGTCCCTTTAACCTCGTGAAACACATGCAAAGACAGGAGCAAACGCTGGGATGGTGCATCGTTTTTAAAGCTTTATTTAAtcttaaattttgaaaaacatgctTTCAATCAGCTATGACCTCTGTGAGAGCTAAATCGTTGGGTCTGGGTGTTGTAATGATTACATCATGTTGTCATGGTAAAGAGGCAAATGTTCGAAAGACAAGAGTGACTTGTCTGTACTCACATCTGGCACCGTGGACTCTGATCCTCCTGGGAAAGAAACATCCAGTCAGTACCTGAGGTATGCACAAGAAGAACTCCACACGTTTGCCCCAGAGCTACAGACTATATAAACATTAACGTAACCTCAAGTCAGTTGATGAatcatttttttaattaagtGTCAAATCGTAACAGTAACTGATGTTTTCTGCAAGCTTCATGACAAAACTTCCTTCAGGAGTTATTGATTCTCTCCATACTAGATTATAAACATGTTGACATTTACGGCCGATGTAATCCCAATCCCTCTTAGAGGGGAATCCACACATTTGATTGTGAAAACAAGATTGAGCTGAAATCAGACGCATGCATGCAGTAATGACACGAGCATGGAGCAGCCAGTCTGAAACAGGGGCTCTGGTGCATCCACCCCCAGGTAAGCCTTTAGCTTCAGCAAAGAGAAAAGTGTGTCAAGCTTCATTCAATATCACCGCAAAAGCAGGAGGATTCAGACGCTTTGCTTTTGCAGCTGGTAAACTGGAATAATGTCACTCTGCGTCAgaccagatttttttttaaatgtttgttttcagaTAACTAGATTGATTTAGATTCGGCAGCATGTCAGAATCCCAGGTTTTACCAGAGGTGAGAAGGTCACTGCGAACATAACCCCGTTTACCACAGAGGAAGACCAGTGCACTGACACTGGACCCTGAGTCGCCTGAGGGAGGGAAGGGGGACATCACATGGGTCAAGCTTCACCACTTAGGCTTTTGAGAATTGAACAGTGCTTTTTCTACACTGCAATATTATGTTGaaattagttgtgtgtgtgtgtgtgtgtgtgtgtgtgtgtgtgtgtgtgtgtgtgtgtgtgtgtgtgtgtgtgtgtgtgtgtgtgtatggtcatGTATGAATGATGTGCacaatatatgcatatatatcaaATGTAATGACTGTATGAGATgcgaccccaggaagaatagcggctgtatgtcagcagctaatggggatcttaataaacaaacaaacaaaccaccagAACCGAACAAGACAAAAAACAAAGACAAATGGACCTAGAGAGGAATTCTGACAACTTGCAACCAACTGAATGGAACACAAAGCTGTAAATAACAAGGAAACATGCAGCTCCTACTGAGAAACACAGAAAAGAGCACATAGAAACCAGCCACCAGAGTACACACAAGTCAGAGCCACCCACAACCCATCACtctttcttttttaccttgctcAAAAAACTCTGACCTCCGTTTTAAGTTTTTCAAAGACATTGGTTCTGATTCTACATGAGAAAATGGAAAAACAAGATCAAATAAGACAAGAGAAAGGATTCTTTTATCACCACATCAACATAAGTAACAGCAACAGTCACCTCTATGCTTACTACCATCAGGAGGATTCATTTCTTACATACCTTGTGTCCCAGTCAACAAACTGACCAGAAATAATCTGACCTTTCTGTCTGCTCTTTACCTTTGTTCCTCATGGTCACTGATTCCTCTTGGAGATTGCCATTAACTCTGTTTGAAGCCACATCCTGCAGAGAAACGTCACAGGGTGTAAACTCATTAAACAGTCCTCTAACCAGTGATAATACTGGAACAATAATAAAAAGGACCTTACCACCAGTAGAGGAGTGGGAGCATCCTTGGCTGGTCCAGTTTCTGTGAAACTGAGTGAGGTGAAGTCCAGGCTGGAACTGACGGTCTTCGTTTCAGGGGTACCTAGAAGTATCGGATGATCCGTACTGGTCAGATTGATggtcttatggcttttaaatggcagggAAGGCTGATCTCTGTCCCAGTCTGCATGCAGTCAATGCAACAGGcaacaacagaaaaaaaagatTGTGCAATTGCACATAAATGCATGTTTTGTGAATGTTTATGTCAGCCCCAATACTTCCACACACTAAGCAAGGGGTGGGGGTGCCAAGGTGTTATTGTAGAGAGCAGCAGGGGTGACAGAGAAACCTTCCCCAGCCATGCAGCCCGTTAAAAGCTTCGTAAACCCAAAACCTCTAGACCTTCCTAAGCTGTTAAGGAGTCCAGATAAGCCCCGACTGTGCCTTCACTTTCTAAGGAAACACTGAACAACATGGACCTGAGCAGGTTAGCTCTCCAAGAAATGAAAAATAAGGTAAAACCAGCAAATTTAAAAAATGACcagtgaaaacaaaaagaaagcacAAGAGGAAATcaatcccccctccccccccacccccatatgcgcgcacgcgcacacacacacagagagacagagacagagagagagagagagagggacagagacagagacagagagagagagagacagagagagagagagacagagagagagagagagacagagagagagagagagagagagagagacagagacagagacagagacagagaaagagagagacagagacagagagagacagagagagagagagagacagagacagagagagagagagagagagagacagagacagagacagagagagagagagacagagacagagacagagacagagacagagagagagagagaggtcagAACAACACCGGTCATCCCCTTGCCAGGCCAGTAAGGACAAATCCATCACTCAGCTGTCATGAGATCATTCATGGATGACTTCACAATAGTTTACGGACCAATTTAGGATGCCACAACTGTTTAGTAATGCACAGAGCTTAAGCAGCATTGTCAGTGCAGGAATGTTACCCTTAAACATTTCATTCACTTTCAATAAACACACAGGTATGCAgcagcgcgcgcgcgcacacacacacacacacacacacacacacacacacacacacacacacacacacacacacacacacacacacacacacacacacacacacacacacacacggtgtacAGATGACTCACTGTTCTGGCCATGACGCCGGACATCCATGACCAGGCTGCCCTCCTGCAAAGCCTCCTCCATGCAGGACTTCCAGGCTGTGTAGCTCATTTCTGCCACCTTGTGCCCGTTCACCATTAGCACCTCATCCCCCACCTGAAGCTGGCACATCTCAGCCGGGCTACCTTAAAAGAACATAAAGGTCAGGGGTCAGCAAAGGAGCATTTACTCACATTACCGTCAgaacttttgtattttctaattaaaTAGAAAAATAAGAAAATGTAATTATTTCTGCAATATTTGATGGcttctttgatattttttctcCCAGTTCATcttgtttgttttcatgtttaatgttttctgttcagcattatattttagagactcgcTTAAGTAAGGCAGCTGACCATGATGGCCTACTTACAGAATTTGTGATAAATTAGCATCGTTTGCTTTCACAAAAGCATAAAACTACATGAAACCTGGATAAAATTTCATGCAAATGACTAAAACACAGCCGTGTGAAGCTGGTATGAGACATTATCAGTATTACTAAAACACACAGCCTTGTGTGTGGTGCAGTAGGAGAATCTCAGTAGGAGAGGCTCAGGCCCAGCAGATCTGACCCAGATTGATGCTGTCCTACATAGGTCTGGCATCATCACTGCAACGGACTCGAAAGCCTGCTGACAACCAACAAGCTGCATTTAAATGGGAGATAAACCAGATCCAGAGTACTGGTCATCAATATCACCCTGCAGACCAAACGAATGCATGATCGTTGTTGACTCGCTTTAGTAAAATGCAAACATCTCTGCATGAGTTGAGTCTGAAGGTAAGTTGTGTTAGTACCTGGTTGAATGGAGGTGACCCGAGCGCCTGTTGAGTCCCAGGCTGCATGAAAACCAAAGTCTCTGCTGCTGTTGGGCTTCTGGTTGAGGCTAATACGCATGTCACAAAAGTTCTTCTAGGAACAAAACACAGGTGAGGAGAGCATGTGCTTCCATCCTGACGCTGGGACAAATAACTGAGCCCCAGACATGGCTGGACTCCTTCACAACCACTACAAAATACCTTGCTAGTTTCTTTGGCTGGAGCAGAGCTGACAGGAGCTTCAGTCTTCACGTCAGACGAAGCAGATGAGACGCTCGGATTTGAGGTGGAGCTTTCTGATTTGgtcttctcttcctcctcttcttcttcactgCTGTGTGCTGAGCTGGACAGAGCCTCGTCCTCAGAAGTCATGAACTGCTGATACCGGCTCGGTACCGAGGCCTTCTTAGAAACGTCTACATTTCCGTTGACACGCTTGCTGGTGTCATCCACCTGCAGAATGAACATCATGTGTCAAACAGCTTGTTGGAGGAACTTGAACAGTACTGGTGCTTCTCAACAACAAGGAGAAAATCTGGTGGATAAGAAATACCGCAGCTCTGACTCTACACTAAAAGAGGTTCCTGTCCTCTCGTGCTGCATTGCTGTAATAAATCACTGCAGTACTCACCGTGTAGGCTCTGGGAAGAGAGGCGATACGGGAGGACTGGCTCCCAAAGGGCCTCGGTGTGACAACCGAGGTTAGACGGGCGCCATTCGATATCTGGTAGCTCCTGGGGAGGGAGGCGGAAACCTGAGACACCCCAGGAGGTTTGGGCTCCATTGAGCTGAACTGTGGTGGTTTTTTCTGCAGAGAACCAGAGGAGGGGGCCTCCACCTTAGTCTGTGCGCCCAACAACAAAGGCTCGGGCTCAGGCTCCTCCTGCGTGGAGCTAGAAGAGGAGACGACACTTGTGGCCTCCTCTGTTTTGATGGCGTGTTCTTTGGCTTGACTCTTGTGTTCTGGTGCATCTGCTGGAGGGCTGGATTTGGTGACGGAGATGTGGTTGATAGGAGTGATGATGGTGGGGCTGCTGGCTGCAGGACTGTCCACAGCTTCTGCTTCCTGTGCAGTGGGAGGGGAGGCAGCTCTAAGAGTAGGCAGGGAGGCAGGAGGGGGTTCTTCAGCTCTCCGAGAGTACTCAGAGGAGTGGTAAGGAGTGTCAATAGTGGAGCTCCTAGGAAGGCGGTTTCTGGTGAATAAGGAAACAACAGGTGCATCAAATACTTCCTCGCTGTCACCTAAGAAAGAGAGCGATCCCAGACGGCTGCCGATGCTGCTCCttcctttattttctctgtggATTGAGACAAGAAATGAGGGCAAAATAAGTTGGGCTGCATCAGAGGCGGGTAACCCAAAAACTGAAGATGAATGAAGATGGCTGAAATCTGAACACAGAAAGAGATTCTTTTCCAACTACACATTCAAATAATACCATCTCCTCACCCACCCAATGATGGGGTTCTGTTTAAAAATGCACTAATTATCATACAAGCATTTTCTTTTATGACCTTAGCAAAGTTTTCCCCTCCGAGGGTACAAAATGTGCACAAGAGGGAAAAAGTCAGTATGCAGCATCAAAACCCCCATCATCCTCACAGCACCTGAGCCACCTGATCCAGGTGCGCTTCACCTCACCTCTCCTCTTGCACATCCTTGAAGGACTTGGACCCTCTGTCTGCGCCGTATGTAATCTGCTCAATCTTctctctttcttctttcttcttcactATATCAGAGTTCACACTCCGGCGTCTGTTTTTCCATTTGCTCAGGTCCTGCAAAGAAGAGTAAACCTCAGGTCACCTCATGCATCACATCTTAAACAGTTAAGCTAGATAAAGCAGACTGAGTGTCCTGCATCGCTAAGTGTGCAATTGAGGGGAGAGAAGTTAAGGAGAAAGCAAGACCGGGGGAGAAAGGGAGAGAGGACTACATTTGAAGGTGTTCTATTTGTGAGCCTTAAGCTCCTCCCTGTGCATTGGGGACTGAGTGACCTAAATgctgatttaaaactttttcttcTTGTAATGACATCAATCAGACACCTGCTAGGTATAACAACTAGTATATGCATCATGCATATGTGGAAATAAGTCATGCATTATTACTTACAGTCTTATTTAGGCAGATATTTAAGTGTTTAAGATGGACAAACTTTTATGTGAGATGACTTTATATGCagaaagcttttattttcttttaatcaGTTGCAGTTATTCTGCCCTTTGTCTGACATCCTCTTATTTAAGGACATGATTTCATCTGAACTTGAGCCAATTTAGGAAATTTGCACAAGACAGACAATAGCCAGAGGGCAGCACTGCACCAACTAGTTCCTGCATCTCTGTTTTCAATCTAGAGCGCTTCATTTTCTCCCTGCAGCCGTCTGCTGCACACATCTCATGCCTCACCTCACTTCAGCTGTATTTGTATTTCTGCATAGCCTTTTGTTTCTGTAAATAGTTCAGAAATCGGATAATACTCACATCCTGCCAGCGATCCTCACTGCGTTTAATCTGCTCACGATACTTCTGAAGCTCCTCAAAGCGATTCTGATGGAGAACTGGGGCATCCTCCAGGATATCGGATGTTGATTTACTCCTGAGAGAAGGAAAAATGTGAAacaagtgcaaaaaaaaaaaaaataaaaaatacgggTTTAATATTCAAAACCGCTTAGACGACAAATCTAGCAGGTGTTGGGAAACGTCACACAGGAGGGAAACGTTAAAAAGTCCAATATTATTGATGAAACCATTCCAGATAAGCATGCACCACATTAATAAGTTTATGTTATAACAAGTTAGTTTGTATACACAGCACACAGGTCAGCTGAAAAACATATATAATAGGTTAGTGACACGCTGCTGTTCTCCCTCCATGATCATGCAAAAGTCTCACTGATGgagaaaatctgctcattggacacGCTGCAATTTATGGCTACTGTATGAatcctttgggttttttttcCATCCCCCTGACCCTTGACCTTGGCCCAGTGCCACACAATAGTCAGTGTTGCGTGTCAGCTAGAGTGAGAACAGCAGAACAAAAGCAGGAGGCAGCAGGATGCGACTGGAAGGCCAGAACCAATGTCCACATTCCTGAGAGCCAGCATCAACTCACCCATCCATACTCTCCTGTGTTTGGAGCTCTCTATGGAACCGGAGACAATCACAGACAATAAAGTCACATTTCTGCTCTTTTTACCTTTTAATTCGACAACATAGCTCTGGTCTAGAGCTTGAGATCAATTACAGGCTTTTGTAACAGCTCCGTCACAGCCAGTGTACATGATTTGGCCTGTCGTCTTCTttaagcacgtgtgtgtgtgtgtgtgtgtgtgtggtacgctcacatagctGCATCCCATTTCTATACCTAGACATTTAGCTGGGGGAGGTGTGCAGGACCCTAAACAATGCTGCCTTTCTGGAAACtccaacatgtcgtcactggaaaCCTGACTTTACACATCTGGGAGTGAAGTAGCTCCAGATGAGCTTGACTCGGGTTAAATGGTTGCCTTGTGTCCGTTTTTAAACACTTTACTCGTGCACTGATCTCTATGGAGTCACGCTTATTTTCAGATCTGTGGGGAATTTCTGTAGTGTCTGACGTTGGCATGACAACTCGCTTCAGTCCGGACAAtaaaggtgttggacttggatcgTTCCTCCTGCTGAGGAGGTCAGATCTGACACTTCAGTGTGAAGTATTTTTTCTGAGGGAATAACAAAGACAGACTAATTTTATCCACTGCAAAGTCACCAAGTTGCTCATATTTGTATTTATtaagcagatttttttttcaaatttaaaaTCATACACAAACTCAGTTTTGCAGGAAAACAGCAAATCATTTGGTCTGTGCGCGGTTTATGTCCACAAATCCAACTACACAGAGGTTTATTGAACAATCGGATAGTTCAAACCATGCATATATGATGTAAGATACACCACCGATTACTCAGATTATGTAAAATTTCCCCACATTTCATTTTCTGGTTTATGAAACACCAAAGAGactatttccaaaaaaaaaaagaacttaagCAGGTGAAATTTCCAGCTCTAACTGTGAGGATTCAACATCAAACAGGGAATATTTTAATGGTACATAATAAAAGGAGAAGCTAACAGCTAAAAGCTAGCTCCTTCTACAACTTGAGAGCCGCTAGCCTCTCCAACATGAGCCTCTTCTTGTATCTTAAGCGGCTGGCTTCTCTGATGGCCTGCCACTTCTGCAGGTCCTCTTTGCTACAGGATGATGGTACCGATGGAGACATGCGAGCAGCTGAAGGTTGGCTCTGATCAGAAAAAACTCCAAGTTTCCGAATCAGCATGTCATCTGTTTTAGGACACGCCTCCTTCTTAGCCTGACTCTGGTTAGCCGTTGCGGTTTTCTGATTCAGAGGACTTGGGGGGCAGACAAGTCTGGCTTTGAGCGCGGGGGGGAGCGCCCACGGCTCTGGGACGTGCATGGGGGTGTAGTTGTCTGGAGCTCCTGATGGTGCACGTTGCTCTAAAGCTTGTTGAATTTTCTCTTTACGACAAACAACGTCGTCCTCCTCGATGTCTGGATAATCTATTTCCTCACTGACTCCATGGCGATGCTGCTGGGTGATGATGTTGAGCTGCGGCTCAGACGTGTAGAGCCGGCGTTTAGCACTCAGCTGAGTCTTCATCATAGCCAGGTCCGTGTTGGACTGAAATGACAAGGTTCTCCTGGCAAACATGTCGTCGTTCTCCAAGTCGGGGTGAAGACTTTCATAGTCAATGGGATCTGGAGGCTCTCTGGGGTCTTGGCGCCCCAGGAGGGGCCACTTTTCACATTTAACCAGTTTGGGACCTGAGCTGGGGTCCACAGGGGCAAACACCACCGCAGGGGTTTCTAGGAACGGGGACTGTAACTTTGGGAGCTGTGGGAGTGTGTGTGGTTGGACATGAGGACTGCAGGGTGAGCAAAGGGAGAGAAAAGGACAGAAGTGATGAGTGCATGCATGTGAACTAGATCACagagcaagaagaggagaaaaagGTACAAAAAAGCAGCTATTGTTAGGATTTTTGACTCAAATCAGACTTCAGATTAAATGAACACTGCAATGAAATAAAGCTGCTATAAAGTCAAAAAATGGCTGCAAGTAAACTAGAATACTACAGAGAAACAGCCTTTTTCTGACCAAAGCAAGCACGTTTCTTGTTAAAGCATGTTAAATCAACATCAGTAACTCAGCAGTGTCGTTTATTAGTAGCTTGTCAGAATTTCAGCCCTTTATGGGGCAAATCGTCAGCTTTGTCTAACATTGATGCTTCAAAACAATCCTGCATCATCACAGTCGTGCAGCTGTATCGACCTTTTCCCATCAACAAGGGTGGTCTGAGCCGAGGCCTCGTGTGTgtgggcgtgagagggaggtgggCCGTGAGGAGAGGGGGCTGAGGAGAGCCAGGGGCTGATGTCACACTCCGAGTCGTCTGACGAAGAGCCGGACTTCTGGCGGCTACTGCCGAGAAGAGCGGGACAGGTGAAGGGAAAGGGATGGAGCCACACAGAGGAGAGGGAATGCAGTTGTTGGAAAAGAGAAAGAAACATAAGTGGGAGGAATTTAGACAGCACAGAAGAAACCAGTGTACCACAGAATTGAAGATGTTTGGTTTTAATTGCATGCAATTATTTgggaaaaatgaatgaaagtaaGTGAGAAAAGAAAATGCAGTGATGCGTGTATGGGTAGGTCCCGGACATGCAGCATCCGAATCCCCTCACACACCTGAAACCCTGCATCTTCTTGTACCAGGGTCTCCTCTGAGAGCCCAGTTTGATCTTCTGTATGTGGTCGTCTTCCTCAGGAGTCCAAAACTTTGGTAAAAACTTGTTGTAGGACACGCTGCTCACAGGTTGGGGGTTGACCCCTATCTTGCGAGCATAGAGGTCATCTTGCACTGGATCAGCATAGCCCACCTCATCATCGTCCTCCTCAGAGTCATCATCATACATGTCCCTGAACAGGCTGTCCGTGTTCACGGCTCGGTGGTGGTCCACCTTCACAGAACTGTGCATGGGGGACTGAGTTTTCCAGCTTCTGCTGCTCAAGAGAGACAGCCAACAAGTgtcaaaatgattattttaatagCTGAGATGCTCACAAGACACACAGAAAATGAAGCATTTGTGTTGAGCACAACAACCTCAAATCAGATGATGCAAGGATTAGCAAACCAAAGCAAGCGCAAAGAAGAAAGCTGATTTGACGACTCAAATCGCAGAGGCGAATATGGATGCACCGCAGTTCAAATCGCTGAATGAattgaacaaaaaacaaaaaaatcaaagTGGTTGAAGCAATGTTAAGGGCCAAAACGAACAACAATCTCGTTCATGGTTGCAGTAACCATGCAAACCAAGGGTAAGAAGCTCTCATCAGATAAGCAAATCACAAGGCATCGATCCAATCTCTGACCTGTCGAAGGTCATGTTCTGTTGAGGGGCAACTCTGGGAGAGACAGAGACCTTGGACCCAGGTTTAACCCAAGCCACCCCTGCACCTGCCGAGGGACTGATGGGCATGGCGAAGTTGGTGGGAGGAGCCGGGGAGAGGCTGTGGAAGCGTCTGCTCGCCAGATCGTCTAGAACGAGATCAGGATCGGGTCGATCTGCGTCTGAGTCGCTGTCACTTCCACAATCGTAGCCCCACTGGTAGTGAGCTGCTGGAACGGCACTCTGGGTACTGTGACTGTGGCCGAGGCAGCGAGTGGAAATCGTTCCACAGCAAAAACGAAACACAAACACCACGAACCGTTCACAAACAACACAGTGATGAGAGCAGGAATGCAAAAACAGCCACCATGTAAACTTCCGACAAGGAGGAAGAGCCAGAAGTTTTTAATAACATGACAGACTGTTCAGGACTGGTTGGTGTACCTGGTGAGCGGGCCTTCATTCTCTGCGTAACTGAGGGTGGAGAGGCTGCGTCGGCTGTCCTCGCTGCGCTCAGCCCGTTTCTTCCTCAGCGGAGCGGGAACATAGCCTGAAGGTTTGTCCTTTGAAGGCAGGAACTGGTTAAACTGCGTGCTGGCTTTAGGCGTGATGACGAGCGACCGGCGGTAGCTGATGTTGTTTTGGTTGTTAGCCATCTTGAAGATGGAGTCTGCTTTGGTGTCGCTACAACAACCTGGACCAGCAAAGAGGAGAGGAACGCAAATGTTTGTGAGATGGAAAAAGGTGAGAGAGGACAACAGATGCACATGGAAAGAACACAAACacgggtttgtgtgtgtgagactatGGAGAAGTAACCAAGGGGCGCAGGGTGCAGAACAGAGGCCTCTTCATTTACAAGCTGCTGCGGTTGGGTGTGGAATTTCTCACCCGTTACAGACTAAAGGGCTGTCCTCCATAAAACTACACCTCGGGATCACTCCAGCCTTTATTGATTTAGTTTTTCTTGATTTCAGGTTGGAGAAAAATTTCTTTTGACTGATGATTTAATTGCAAAAGCACACCACTAGATGGCAACTTGACTTTCCTTTCCAGGAGGCACAAATACTAGATCAGCTGGATCAAAGATACTCATAAAACACACAGAAGACAGGAGTTAATGTGCTCATGTCTACACGTTCTACCATACCCTCACTGCTGCCTTTCAGAGTGGTGTCGGAGGAGATGCTGTGGGGTCGGGAGCCCACGGAGTCCAAGCTGTCCAGGGAGTCGTCTCTCCTGTGTCCTCCACtttctccacctcctcctctcaGATGGTGAAGCTCCTCTCTCTCTGAGCACCAACTATCCCCAAACCCACTGTCTCTGATGCTGTTGCCCTTCTGGCCGTCTGATTCTTGCAGAGCCTTTCCAGACAGAAACACAGACTAGTCACACATTTAGGTTAGAAGGtactagtttgtgtgtgtgtgtgtgtgtgtgtgtgtgtgtgtgtgtgtgtgtgtgtgtgtgtgtgtgtgtgtgtgtgtgtgtgtgtgtgtgtgaaattggtTTTCTAACCCTTGCAGCCTCTGTTACATTCCTATAAGGGCCATACGAGGTGATGCATGGTGACATTCACTAGGAATACACTCATTATTTTTTCTCCTCTTCAAAAACAAACACCCTGGTGCCATCACACCCTTAATGACTGTTTTCACCATGAGAAAATATCGCCTTTGGACAGACCAGAGAACCTCAGAGCCACCCTGAACAGAATGGCATCAAACAAGCCAAAACGTGTCAGCCacttaaaaaagaaaacaaatctcAGTTCTGTAATCTGCACAATCCCACCAGACAATACAAGTCCACAAATTAAAGCCAACCTAAACCCCGAGCCACTGAACTTGGATTAACGTGGCTCAAACATACAAAATGAGCTCCAACCAACTGCTATTACTGACAATCCCTGAAGTCAGTTCAATTACAGAGGACTGGCACCCAAACCTTtaaatcaacatgaacacaaagcGCCAAGTTCAACACTGGCACATGCTTGGAGGGGGTTCTTCTCTCAAGAAAAGCAGCAGCTATTTTAACACGAGAGCTATGCAGACTGCAGTAAACAAGATTAAAATAGCCGAGTTAGGGATCGGGTCATTTGTGACAACTTATGTTTTGGAGGCCAGCGTGCTGCAGCCCCTCGATCTTTCTGCAGTCCCTCCTCTACACATAATCCACATACCGGGGGGATTCAGAAGCTCGTGTGCATAGAGTGTAAAAGAGGACTTGAATATGTGCCAAAACATATGGATAGGACACCTTAAACAGTAATCACCTTGTACAGCGCTGTGCCCAATAATCCCTCAAACGCCTTCAAATTCAGGTAAGGCCCATTATAGAGACGATCAAACTGAGCCCGTCTACCAAGCCAGAAAATGGTGATTAAAACCTGGAAATGAAACAGGGAACAGTTTAATAAACACAATTCAACAAGAAAATTATTTACACAGAAGCACACATTAAAATGGTAGAATCATCCCTTGATCCTGAGTGACCTGCTGCACCAAAAGCAAGCAACGGCTATGATATTGGAAATCTGCTGGATCAGCCTTATCTAGAAAACACAGCTGCTGTGTCTGCACGCATCAACAGGTGGGACAGGTACTGTAAATATAATGTACCAAAGCAAAgaataaacaattaaataaataaataaaaggtttgagCTCTGCTTTAATGCAAACAAAAAGTGTATCTTTTTTAgcctaaataaacaaacacaggaGTTTAGATTTGAATATTTTAGTGATTCTTTTTCTAGACGACTTCTAGTAAACTCACAAAACACTCACATTTTTCAGCCTCCTGTTGGTCTCCTGATGCCTGCGAGGAAAAGATGAGAAAATCAGTGTTTGAGTATGAGAGAAAACAACCAAACAGGAACAGAGGGTGTTGTTGGTGGAGCTTTATGTGTGGGACAG
This sequence is a window from Nothobranchius furzeri strain GRZ-AD chromosome 14, NfurGRZ-RIMD1, whole genome shotgun sequence. Protein-coding genes within it:
- the lmo7a gene encoding LIM domain only protein 7 isoform X24, with product MEWREQSSVSCEEAYFEAQRWIEAVTEQKFGNNDFRSALENGIRLCELINKIKPGTIRRVNRLPTPIAGLDNLNVFLKACGKLGLKEAQLFHPGDLQDLSTRVTVKHQETNRRLKNVLITIFWLGRRAQFDRLYNGPYLNLKAFEGLLGTALYKALQESDGQKGNSIRDSGFGDSWCSEREELHHLRGGGGESGGHRRDDSLDSLDSVGSRPHSISSDTTLKGSSEGCCSDTKADSIFKMANNQNNISYRRSLVITPKASTQFNQFLPSKDKPSGYVPAPLRKKRAERSEDSRRSLSTLSYAENEGPLTRSKSTSDILEDAPVLHQNRFEELQKYREQIKRSEDRWQDDLSKWKNRRRSVNSDIVKKKEEREKIEQITYGADRGSKSFKDVQEERENKGRSSIGSRLGSLSFLGDSEEVFDAPVVSLFTRNRLPRSSTIDTPYHSSEYSRRAEEPPPASLPTLRAASPPTAQEAEAVDSPAASSPTIITPINHISVTKSSPPADAPEHKSQAKEHAIKTEEATSVVSSSSSTQEEPEPEPLLLGAQTKVEAPSSGSLQKKPPQFSSMEPKPPGVSQVSASLPRSYQISNGARLTSVVTPRPFGSQSSRIASLPRAYTVDDTSKRVNGNVDVSKKASVPSRYQQFMTSEDEALSSSAHSSEEEEEEEKTKSESSTSNPSVSSASSDVKTEAPVSSAPAKETSKKNFCDMRISLNQKPNSSRDFGFHAAWDSTGARVTSIQPGSPAEMCQLQVGDEVLMVNGHKVAEMSYTAWKSCMEEALQEGSLVMDVRRHGQNNWDRDQPSLPFKSHKTINLTSTDHPILLGTPETKTVSSSLDFTSLSFTETGPAKDAPTPLLVDVASNRVNGNLQEESVTMRNKESEPMSLKNLKRRSEFFEQGDSGSSVSALVFLCGKRGYVRSDLLTSGGSESTVPDIPVPVITPSSSRWSWDPEEERRRQEKWQKEQERLLQEKYRRDQEKLQEEWLKAQQEISTSVGQQEQPGSLQVNSHSIRPRSPPSSAHRPTPLWEEEEQKGKLEEERQRQEQERRKREEEERELQRLQEERRRKEMQEEEERMRKEEEELRWQRRREEEREEERRRQEAVEQQRRARFLEQQWSGTSHGFDSVQHPLSFTDRARSQSSPQLDEEDKPQQGGAHEQPEGATQWLQREKLRIARDRQAQSLRIVMEWEMRNESKRAVTGAGVTEKKAQLPSSQAEADRQQILNEMKKKTPLLTDGSWIRQRSASTVNSKDSDVPPMRRGESLDNLDASSNSWHSSSRTPRSSSFAQNYSRPQSALYSNTSFYTGGSGAPRPVSSTLPSSHSTGSLRGWTGTNSSPWSQPSPSLSTPPPITSPDPISEAGAPQQQSRSVSGKKICTFCDTPLGKGAAMIIESLGLCYHLGCFKCIDCKCDLGGSKAGAEVRIRNKQLYCNSCYVRFKSGQPTSI